From a single Lycium ferocissimum isolate CSIRO_LF1 unplaced genomic scaffold, AGI_CSIRO_Lferr_CH_V1 ctg4588, whole genome shotgun sequence genomic region:
- the LOC132044466 gene encoding uncharacterized protein LOC132044466: MNTAGHNCNGKILYFVNSEVDVEVLMDTEQKITIKLCPQNSGKSFINTLVYAKCDDIYNLANHINLPCLIGGDFNVIMNEQEKIGGFLVYPTKYEDFAFCNLGQSTIPRLAKKHEYGAFYLELDMIMHHYFYQQGDSFITFKLKIKNLKTTLSAWSRETFGDVFKQLVIREDIVKIKEQLFEEDPSEENRIVLQRAKAEFKKYLHFEEEFWKQKFGIQWQSEKETELVAAEAIAFYENQFTQEQTSTDLSLLDHVSRRISDEQNATLCAMPSLEEVKNAVFALSGDSACGPDGFSGIFYQKCWDIVGADVYNVVKAFYEGQTLPKSVTHTNLVLLPKKSIISTFADLRPISHSNFINKVISRLLHDKLECILPSLISNNQSGFVKGRNIIENVLLTQELVTGIRKRGKPANVIIKLDIAKAYDRVSWSYLIQVLRKIGFAKGYVDMIWRIIANNWYSVLINGQSHGFFCSTREVKQGDPLSPALFILAAEVLSAALNSLFDNDMFNGHGMPKWSSKLNHLSYADDIIIFVSAEKQSLQMVMDVLQEYEKISGQKVNADKSAFYMHKKAANQIVQEVQQVTGFERREFPFIYLGFPMFHARRQKLFYKEMMTKVRDKLQAWKGKMLSFGGKAEEGKSKHRSKWENLCFPRQEGGVGFRSLFDVSKALFAKLWWRFRTRWFASVWFDNWTNLGALHEIIPSHDQTNQYVEEVEELMEGDPWSFTKMHGFLPENIVNHVRQELGAFVRTEERDQPWWKITSSGPYKCNADGALRGNPGRSSVAFCVKNYKGDIIYAVAKRLQNTTNLIAEALAIKEGIEYFVAHQLLLLIAETDSLTMKMVLDGIWEVPWSIAGG, translated from the exons ATGAATACAGCTGGTCACAACTGTAATGGAAAGATTTTGTATTTTGTGAATAGTGAGGTTGATGTTGAAGTTTTGATGGATACTGAGCAAAAAATTACCATTAAACTGTGCCCGCAGAATAGTGGTAAATCTTTCATCAATACCTTGGTTTATGCAAAGTGTGATGATATATACAATTTGGCAAATCACATTAATTTGCCATGTCTAATTGGTGGAGACTTTAATGTTATTATGAATGAGCAAGAGAAAATAGGTGGATTTCTTGTCTATCCAACTAAATATGAGGATTTTGCTTTTTGT AATCTTGGTCAATCAACAATTCCAAGATTGGCTAAGAAACATGAGTATGGAGCATTTTATCTAGAACTGGATATGATCATGCACCACTACTTTTATCAGCAA GGGGATTCTTTCATTACTTTCAAGTTGAAGATCAAGAATTTGAAAACTACTTTATCAGCTTGGAGTAGAGAAACATTTGGAGATGTATTCAAGCAACTTGTAATAAGAGAAGATATAGTCAAGATTAAAGAACAACTGTTTGAAGAGGATCCATCTGAGGAAAATAGAATAGTGTTGCAAAGAGCAAAAGCagaattcaaaaaatatttgcaTTTTGAAGAGGAATTTTGGAAGCAAAAATTTGGCATTCAATGGCAGTCAGAAA AGGAAACTGAACTGGTTGCTGCTGAGGCAATTGCCTTTTATGAAAATCAATTCACTCAGGAACAAACCTCTACAGATTTGAGCTTATTGGATCATGTATCAAGGAGGATTTCAGATGAACAAAATGCTACCCTTTGTGCCATGCCATCTTTGGAGGAGGTTAAAAATGCAGTTTTTGCACTATCAGGAGATAGTGCTTGTGGTCCAGATGGATTTTCTGGTATTTTCTATCAAAAGTGTTGGGATATAGTGGGAGCTGATGTCTATAATGTGGTTAAGGCTTTTTATGAGGGACAAACACTTCCAAAGTCTGTCACTCATACAAACTTAGTCTTACTACCTAAGAAATCCATTATCAGCACTTTTGCAGATCTGAGACCAATCAGTCACAGTAACTTCATTAATAAGGTCATTTCTAGATTGCTGCATGATAAGCTTGAATGTATATTGCCTTCTTTGATATCAAACAATCAGTCTGGCTTTGTTAAAGGAAGGAACATAATTGAGAATGTCTTGTTAACTCAAGAGCTGGTGACTGGAATTAGAAAAAGAGGCAAACCAGCTAATGTGATCATCAAACTTGATATAGCAAAGGCATATGATAGAGTTTCTTGGAGCTACCTAATCCAGGTGTTGAGAAAAATAGGATTTGCGAAAGGTTATGTGGATATGATTTGGAGAATAATAGCCAATAATTGGTACTCAGTACTAATTAATGGTCAATCACATGGTTTTTTCTGTTCTACAAGGGAAGTCAAACAAGGAGATCCATTATCACCAGCTTTATTTATTTTGGCTGCAGAGGTTCTATCAGCTGCTCTTAATTCTTTGTTTGATAATGACATGTTCAATGGACATGGAATGCCTAAATGGAGTTCTAAGTTGAATCACTTGTCATATGCTGATGACATAATAATTTTTGTCTCTGCTGAAAAACAATCACTACAGATGGTAATGGACGTTCTTCAGGAGTATGAAAAGATATCAGGCCAGAAAGTAAATGCTGATAAGAGTGCATTTTATATGCATAAGAAAGCAGCAAATCAGATTGTTCAAGAGGTTCAGCAAGTGACAGGTTTTGAAAGAAGAGAATTCCCATTCATCTATTTAGGTTTTCCTATGTTTCATGCAAGAAGGCAGAAGTTATTTTATAAGGAGATGATGACAAAAGTAAGGGATAAGCTTCAAGCATGGAAAGGAAAGATGTTATCTTTTGGAGGTAAAGCT GAAGAAGGGAAAAGCAAGCACCGGTCTAAATGGGAAAATCTGTGTTTTCCAAGGCAAGAAGGAGGCGTAGGATTCAGATCATTATTTGATGTCTCAAAAGCTCTATTTGCTAAATTATGGTGGAGGTTCAGAACAA GATGGTTTGCATCAGTatggtttgataattggacaAATCTTGGAGCACTGCATGAGATAATTCCATCACATGATCAAACAAACCAATATGTTGAAGAAGTGGAGGAGTTGATGGAAGGTGATCCATGGAGTTTTACAAAGATGCATGGGTTTCTACCAGAAAACATTGTGAATCATGTCAGACAAGAACTGGGAGCCTTTGTAAGAACAGAAGAAAGGGATCAACCATGGTGGAAGATTACAAGCTCTG GTCCCTACAAGTGCAATGCAGATGGGGCATTAAGAGGGAACCCAGGACGAAGCTCAGTAGCATTTTGTGTGAAAAACTATAAAGGAGATATCATATATGCAGTAGCAAAGAGATTACAAAATACTACTAACTTAATAGCAGAAGCTCTAGCTATCAAAGAAGGGATTGAATACTTTGTTGCTCATCAGTTATTGCTTTTAATAGCTGAAACTGATTCCCTAACAATGAAAATGGTGCTAGATGGTATATGGGAGGTACCATGGAGTATAGCTGGTGGTTAG